A single region of the Chrysoperla carnea chromosome 5, inChrCarn1.1, whole genome shotgun sequence genome encodes:
- the LOC123300385 gene encoding cytochrome P450 4c21-like isoform X1 has product MILTILSSLFTNHVHATLIISIFCLLCVYFSNFIRMCYYIFKISGPPAYPIIGNALLLKGSHEEITKRMFQVATEYGPISRLWFGPVPILLTNEPKIIQELLNNPNALEKAWLMKLITKTMIGNAILISDVPQWKRSRKIIIKGFTLPILKAYFQIFADKINILTEILDIEVNKETTFDINKLLAKTALDSVCASSMGVDMKLHEGDSSYFESLYRSNDIMMRRLFNPLTYTETTYKWTQGYRQLMKCKDTVWLLASKIISEKRNKYNDENKNNVFDSKAENKNAYKKPLLEYMIDFTKNNPDFTDEQLADEINFILITTFDTTAKTISMVLLLLALYKDEQQKVCDELFKVLGNRDKIDFDDLSKLSYMEMVIKETMRLFPVVPLIARQLTESIDVETNRIPKGANIAIPIFCVHRNENYWENPLKFDPERFSPENIKNHHPYAFIPFSAGPRNCIGPRYAWIFMKLALATLLSRYEFHTNIKDTNEIRYELEINLIIIGGHQVRITPRKK; this is encoded by the exons atgatTCTTACGATTCTTTCaagtttatttacaaatcaCGTCCATGCAACGctaatcatttcaattttttgtttgttgtgtGTGTATTTCTCAAACTTTATACGAATGTGCTATTATATATTCAAGATAAGTGGACCACCGGCTTATCCAATTATTGGGAATGCTCTATTACTTAAAGGCTCTCATGAAg AAATAACTAAGCGTATGTTCCAAGTTGCAACAGAATATGGCCCAATATCTCGACTTTGGTTTGGACCAGTtccaatattattaacaaatgagccaaaaataatcCAAGAACTGTTAAATAATCCGAATGCGTTAGAAAAAGCTTggttaatgaaattaataacaaaaactatGATTGGAAATGCAATATTAATATCAGacg tgccACAATGGAAACGAagtcgaaaaattattataaagggTTTTACTTTACCAATATTAAAAGCATATTTCCAAATATTTGcagacaaaattaatattttaacggaAATTTTGGATATAGAAGTAAATAAggaaacaacttttgatataaataaactgTTAGCAAAAACTGCTCTGGATTCTGTTTGTG CTTCAAGTATGGGAGTGGACATGAAATTACATGAAGGAGATTCATCTTATTTTGAGTCTTTATACAG ATCGAATGATATAATGATGCGTAGGCTATTCAATCCATTAACGTATACTGAAACAACTTATAAATGGACTCAAGGCTATAGACAGTTAATGAAATGCAAGGACACTGTGTGGTTACTAGCAAGTAAA attatttccgagaaacgaaataaatataacgacgaaaacaaaaacaacgtTTTTGATTCTAaagctgaaaataaaaatgcgtACAAAAAACCTTTATTGGAGTACATgattgattttacaaaaaacaatccAGATTTCACTGATGAACAATTAGCAGATGAAATCAATTTCATACTAATCACT ACTTTTGACACAACAGCAAAAACAATTAGTATGGTCCTTCTGCTTTTGGCATTATACAAAGATGAACAGCAAAAAGTGTGCGATGAATTGTTTAAAGTACTCGGTAATCGAgataaaatcgattttgatgatttatcaAAGTTGTCATACATGGAAATGGTAATCAAAGAGACAATGAGATTATTTCCCGTAGTACCATTAATTGCGAGACAATTAACAGAGAGCATTGATGTTG aAACGAATAGAATACCAAAAGGAGCGAATATTGCTATTCCAATATTTTGTGTGCATCGAAATGAGAACTATTGGGAGAATCCACTAAAATTTGATCCAGAACGTTTTTCacctgaaaatataaaaaatcatcatcCTTATGCGTTCATACCATTCAGTGCCGGACCAAGAAATTGTATTG GCCCAAGATATGCTTggatatttatgaaattagCATTAGCTACACTTTTGAGCCGATATGAATTTCATACCAACATAAAAGACACGAATGAAATAAGATACGAActggaaataaatttaataataatcggtGGTCATCAAGTTCGAATTACACCACGGAAAAAAtga
- the LOC123300385 gene encoding cytochrome P450 4V2-like isoform X2, which produces MILTILSSLFTNHVHATLIISIFCLLCVYFSNFIRMCYYIFKISGPPAYPIIGNALLLKGSHEEITKRMFQVATEYGPISRLWFGPVPILLTNEPKIIQELLNNPNALEKAWLMKLITKTMIGNAILISDVPQWKRSRKIIIKGFTLPILKAYFQIFADKINILTEILDIEVNKETTFDINKLLAKTALDSVCASSMGVDMKLHEGDSSYFESLYRSNDIMMRRLFNPLTYTETTYKWTQGYRQLMKCKDTVWLLASKIISEKRNKYNDENKNNVFDSKAENKNAYKKPLLEYMIDFTKNNPDFTDEQLADEINFILITTFDTTAKTISMVLLLLALYKDEQQKVCDELFKVLGNRDKIDFDDLSKLSYMEMVIKETMRLFPVVPLIARQLTESIDKRIEYQKERILLFQYFVCIEMRTIGRIH; this is translated from the exons atgatTCTTACGATTCTTTCaagtttatttacaaatcaCGTCCATGCAACGctaatcatttcaattttttgtttgttgtgtGTGTATTTCTCAAACTTTATACGAATGTGCTATTATATATTCAAGATAAGTGGACCACCGGCTTATCCAATTATTGGGAATGCTCTATTACTTAAAGGCTCTCATGAAg AAATAACTAAGCGTATGTTCCAAGTTGCAACAGAATATGGCCCAATATCTCGACTTTGGTTTGGACCAGTtccaatattattaacaaatgagccaaaaataatcCAAGAACTGTTAAATAATCCGAATGCGTTAGAAAAAGCTTggttaatgaaattaataacaaaaactatGATTGGAAATGCAATATTAATATCAGacg tgccACAATGGAAACGAagtcgaaaaattattataaagggTTTTACTTTACCAATATTAAAAGCATATTTCCAAATATTTGcagacaaaattaatattttaacggaAATTTTGGATATAGAAGTAAATAAggaaacaacttttgatataaataaactgTTAGCAAAAACTGCTCTGGATTCTGTTTGTG CTTCAAGTATGGGAGTGGACATGAAATTACATGAAGGAGATTCATCTTATTTTGAGTCTTTATACAG ATCGAATGATATAATGATGCGTAGGCTATTCAATCCATTAACGTATACTGAAACAACTTATAAATGGACTCAAGGCTATAGACAGTTAATGAAATGCAAGGACACTGTGTGGTTACTAGCAAGTAAA attatttccgagaaacgaaataaatataacgacgaaaacaaaaacaacgtTTTTGATTCTAaagctgaaaataaaaatgcgtACAAAAAACCTTTATTGGAGTACATgattgattttacaaaaaacaatccAGATTTCACTGATGAACAATTAGCAGATGAAATCAATTTCATACTAATCACT ACTTTTGACACAACAGCAAAAACAATTAGTATGGTCCTTCTGCTTTTGGCATTATACAAAGATGAACAGCAAAAAGTGTGCGATGAATTGTTTAAAGTACTCGGTAATCGAgataaaatcgattttgatgatttatcaAAGTTGTCATACATGGAAATGGTAATCAAAGAGACAATGAGATTATTTCCCGTAGTACCATTAATTGCGAGACAATTAACAGAGAGCATTGAT aAACGAATAGAATACCAAAAGGAGCGAATATTGCTATTCCAATATTTTGTGTGCATCGAAATGAGAACTATTGGGAGAATCCACTAA